A region from the Mustela erminea isolate mMusErm1 chromosome 10, mMusErm1.Pri, whole genome shotgun sequence genome encodes:
- the NPPA gene encoding natriuretic peptides A — MGSPTITASFFLFLAFQLLGQIGANPAYGSVSNADLMDFKNLLDHLEDKMPLEEEVVPPQVLNEQNEEAGAALSPLPDVPPWTGEVNPAQRDGGALGRSPWDSSDRSALLKSKLRALLAAPRSLRRSSCFGGRMDRIGAQSGLGCNSFRYRR; from the exons ATGGGCTCCCCCACCATCACcgccagcttcttcctcttcctggcaTTTCAGCTCCTGGGGCAAATAGGAGCGAACCCCGCGTATGGCTCTGTGTCCAACGCAGACCTGATGGATTTCAAG AATTTGCTGGACCACTTGGAGGACAAGATGCCTTTAGAGGAGGAGGTCGTGCCCCCACAAGTACTAAACGAGCAGAATGAGGAAGCTGGGGCGGCTCTCAGCCCCCTCCCTGACGTGCCTCCCTGGACAGGGGAGGTCAACCCAGCCCAGAGAGATGGGGGTGCCCTTGGGCGGAGCCCCTGGGACTCCTCCGATAGATCTGCCCTCCTGAAAAGCAAGCTGAGGGCACTGCTTGCTGCCCCTCGGAGCCTGCGGAGGTCCAGCTGCTTCGGAGGCAGGATGGACAGGATTGGAGCCCAGAGTGGACTGGGCTGCAACAGCTTCCGG TACCGAAGATAA